Proteins from a single region of Heterodontus francisci isolate sHetFra1 chromosome 29, sHetFra1.hap1, whole genome shotgun sequence:
- the LOC137345937 gene encoding histone H1-like, with the protein MADNSQKVEDVGELSVDKALAKKKKQQPLRSPQRRKKQGPTVTQRILQVAAATKERRGISLAALKKALSAKGYDVSRNNTRVNRTVKQLVRNGSLVQTAGIGASGSFRFNRSKTRADTPAVGAVAPALSAAAAPPKDDAAAKKKASTVRATPTTSRKSAQPKSSAAKRKRAAGGTRRKAAAAKPRKAALARRKPKLVARRLGPKAGRGKAMRPYRKTKPLRGKKAGANAHRRRPPAARPKRPVGRPKKNPIPGGKTGNFHRR; encoded by the coding sequence ATGGCTGACAACAGCCAGAAGGTAGAAGATGTCGGAGAGTTAAGCGTGGACAAGGCGCTCGCCAAGAAGAAGAAGCAGCAGCCGCTGCGCTCCCCGCAGCGCCGCAAGAAGCAGGGCCCCACCGTCACCCAGCGCATCCTGCAGGTGGCGGCGGCCACCAAGGAGCGGCGCGGCATCTCGCTGGCCGCTCTCAAGAAGGCTCTGTCGGCCAAGGGCTACGACGTGAGCCGCAACAACACGCGGGTCAACCGCACGGTCAAGCAGCTGGTGCGGAACGGCTCGCTGGTGCAGACCGCCGGCATCGGAGCCTCGGGATCCTTCCGCTTCAACCGCTCCAAGACCCGCGCCGACACCCCGGCGGTGGGAGCGGTGGCTCCGGCCCTGTCCGCGGCCGCCGCGCCGCCCAAGGACGACGCCGCCGCCAAGAAGAAAGCCTCGACCGTCAGAGCCACCCCGACCACCTCCAGGAAGTCGGCGCAGCCCAAGAGCTCGGCCGCCAAGAGGAAACGCGCCGCCGGCGGCACCCGGCGCAAAGCGGCGGCCGCCAAGCCCAGGAAGGCGGCGCTCGCTCGCCGCAAGCCCAAGCTGGTCGCCCGGCGGCTGGGGCCCAAGGCCGGCCGAGGCAAGGCGATGCGGCCGTACCGCAAGACCAAGCCGCTCCGGGGCAAGAAGGCGGGGGCCAATGCCCACCGCCGGCGGCCGCCTGCCGCCAGACCCAAGCGGCCGGTGGGGCGCCCGAAGAAGAACCCCATCCCCGGGGGCAAGACAGGAAACTTTCACCGTCGGTAA